Proteins from a single region of Anomalospiza imberbis isolate Cuckoo-Finch-1a 21T00152 unplaced genomic scaffold, ASM3175350v1 scaffold_53, whole genome shotgun sequence:
- the LOC137467199 gene encoding serine/threonine-protein kinase pim-1-like: QQGLQERYRLGSLLGSGGFGSVFAATRLSDGAPVAIKRVPRNRVRHWGELPDGTSAPLEIVLLEKVSTGFPGVVQLLEWLELPNDILIVLERPEHSQDLHHFIRARGFLSEEVARDLFRQVLEAVQHCTSCGVLHRDIKPGNILVDLATGQAKLIDFGCGTYLQDTA, encoded by the exons cagcagggcctgcaggagcggtaccggctgggttcgctgctgggcagcggcggcttcggcagcgtcttcgcggccacgcggctctcggacggcgccccg gtggccatcaaaagggtgccaaggaaccgcgtccggcactggggcgagctg cccgacggcaccagcgcacccctggagatcgtgctgctggagaaggtctccactggcttccccggtgtcgtccagctgctggagtggcttgagctccccaacgacatcttgatcgtgctggaacgcccagagcactctcaggacctgcaccatttcattcgggcacgggggttcctgtccgaggaggtggcgcgggatctgttccgccaggtcctggaggccgtgcagcactgcaccagctgtggagtcctgcacagggacatcaaaccagggaacatcctggttgacctggccactgggcaggccaaattgattgactttggctgtggcacctacctgcaagacacagcc